A section of the Labrus bergylta chromosome 21, fLabBer1.1, whole genome shotgun sequence genome encodes:
- the LOC110003042 gene encoding endoplasmic reticulum protein SC65-like — MVTFGTKGDTSVTLLLLNFVCMTATQFENYTLKNFPREELLPLTTAYGLALDHYAAEKWTESIRYLELSLRLHRLLKDSVRYCVLHCNSSKHEETSFTRNKDLNVYWHVLMKATCQKKCRAKFPALQLPPPSRDILQDFSRRSPYRYMHFAHAKLDDLQSAVPCAYTYLQRNPGDQEMHQLMEEYKSQYDLSGYLLDLEEQPYEASFLKGVKLVNSGDYSDSVGHMEEALRLYLREFELCQADCEGISQLSPDSDLYTVIAEVFVEVLQCQLKCEGNLKPNVGGFFVEKFVATIYHYLQYAYYKMNDGCSAVPCAYSYFLFEPEDQVMKQNLQYYEAYSEQWGLQPEHFLPRMEALKLYNHTATLKQMLTSAQKYSKMDDEDFFGPEGAALLTSESPDVEFEGMGDYEESIYADWKQPKGKGDAADSNV; from the exons ATGGTCACATTTGGCACCAAAGGGGACACGTCGGTGACCTTGCTTTTGTTGAACTTTGTTTGTATGACAGCCACGCAGTTTGAAAACTACACTCTAAAAAACTTCCCCAGAGAGGAGCTTTTGCCCCTCACCACTGCGTACGGATTGGCTTTGGATCATTATGCAGCAGAGAAGTGGACAGAATCCATCAGATATCTGGAGCTAAGTTTGCGTTTACACCGGCTTCTGAAAGACAGCGTGAGGTATTGCGTGCTGCACTGTAACAGCAGCAAACATGAAGAGACCAGCTTTACGCGGAACAAGGACCTAAACGTTTACTGGCACGTCTTGATGAAAGCGACGTGTCAGAAAAAGTGCAGGGCAAAATTCCCCGCGCTACAGCTGCCTCCTCCTAGCAGAGACATCCTGCAGGATTTCAGCAGAAGATCTCCATACAGATACATGCACTTTGCACACGCCAAg CTGGATGACTTGCAGAGCGCTGTGCCATGCGCCTACACCTACCTCCAGAGGAACCCGGGGGACCAGGAGATGCATCAACTGATGGAGGAGTACAAGAGCCAGTATGACCTGAGCGGATACCTCCTAGACCTCGAAGAACAACCATATGAG GCCTCCTTTCTGAAAGGAGTCAAACTTGTGAATTCAGGCGACTACAGTGACAGTGTCGGACACATGGAGGAAGCTCTCCGGCTCTACCTCAGAGAGTTCGAACTCTGTCAGGCAGACTGTGAAGGCATCAGTCAACTTTCACCAGACAGTGACCTCTACACAGTCATAGCAG AAGTCTTTGTTGAGGTGTTACAGTGTCAGCTGAAGTGTGAAGGAAACTTGAAGCCTAATGTTGGAGGTTTCTTTGTGGAGAAATTTGTCGCCACTATTTACCACTACCTCCAATACGCCTATTATAAAA TGAACGATGGTTGCAGTGCGGTGCCCTGTGCGTACAGCTACTTCTTGTTCGAGCCTGAGGACCAGGTGATGAAGCAGAACCTGCAGTATTATGAAGCCTACAGTGAGCAGTGGGGCCTTCAGCCTGAACACTTCTTACCAAGgatg GAGGCTCTCAAACTCTACAACCACACTGCCACTCTAAAGCAGATGCTGACATCTGCACAGAAGTACTCAAAGATGGACGATGAG GATTTTTTTGGACCAGAGGGAGCTGCTCTTCTGACCTCGGAGTCTCCTGACGTTGAGTTTGAAGGGATGGGAGACTACGAGGAGTCAATCTACGCTGACTGGAAACAACCAAAGGGCAAAGGAGACGCCGCGGATTCAAATGTCTGA